The DNA window CAGGCCTGTCATGTcattgaatttttttatttaatttttatttcagctttatttaaccaggtaggctagttgagaacaagttctcatctacaactgcgacctggccaagataaaacaaagcattttgacacatacaacaacacggagttacacatggaataaacaaacatacagtcaataatacagtagaaaaaaaatgaagtatatatacagtgtgtgcaaatgaggtaagataagagaggtaaggcaataaaataggccataggtaattacgatatagcaattaaacactggagagatagatgtgcagaagatgaatgttcaagtagagacactggggtgcaaaggagcaaaataaataaataaatagagtatggggatgaggtagttggatgggctatttacagatgggctatgtacaggtgcaatgatctgtgagctgctcagtaCATTCAGTACTGTACAGctgaatgtactgtacagtacctgGGAATTTTGTGAGAAAGCACAGCCTCTCCAACTAGTCAATATTTCATGTTTCCCTGATGCAAACAACATATGTTAGGTCCGGTGAAGGGAGTTTTCCCTTTCGTGATAGCAAACATTTGTTATAGTCAATACTTATCCCAGATACCTCTATGCTGTTGGTACATTCACATCCTCCGAAGAAGGCACTGCACAACTCTTGAATGATGAACTCAATAGGAAGTGTGTATCCCACATATCCTTCAGCTCTGACAAATCATATGCACTACTTTCCTGGTTGGATATCCATGGGGATGAAACATTTTGATTCGGACTCGTCTCTGCTACAGCATTTAGGGCATCCAACCCCTCAGAGAATGGGATGAAGAACGGAGTAATAGAAGGAATTTCCTCTCAGAATAAAATGCTGCTAACCCTGCACCTCTCCTGGCAAGTGCACCAATTCCCCCTGTGCAATCGCGAGCACATCAGCCCTGCCAAATGCACAGGCTTCTACACAGCTCTATGTTTATCCCATCCCCCTAGAAACCCAGCTATGGGATCTCCAGGGCTTTCCTCACTCCCCAAGTATGTATGCCAATGAAAGAAACACATGCTCCACTATTATTTAtagatttatttgtttatttattatgaTTATAGTTTTCCTGAAGGAAAATGTTGACTTAGGCCCATCTGAATATTATAGAATTTATGTTCTATATTGAATTATTCTCCTGGATTTGGGTAGGAGTGGGAGCATGTGAAAGAGGTGGGGATTTTGAGCAATTGGCTTTGTCATGTGAAGTTGACATTTTTATGATTGTGAACAACGGTTGAAAACCTCCTGAGCCAGTTATGATCATTATCCATCTCGTCTTGCCTCAGACAACGTCTGCTAGGGTTCTCCTCGCGGTGGGAAGGAAAGTGCTAGCAGACCTCCTGACTAGTGGCAGAGCAGTTACAAGTGGAAACACTTAAGGCTGTATTCAATCTGTGAAGCTGAAGTGTTACAGATTCCGCGCTAGAAATTTGAAggcaatttccgattgagccgacgtAGGCAGCTTTTGCCATGAATGCAGCCTCAGCTACGtcgggaacattgcctttcaaTTTCAATCATGATGTAAAGCTGAACATCCGTGATGCGGATTCATTAGAGCCCTTACCGTCTAGACTAACTGTGTTGAACACAGCTAAAAGAACATTGCTGAACATCTTTAAAGTAAATTGTCTGTTGACTTGCCTTGGACCTTTGTCTCTCAACATACGACGAGTAAAGGCAAAAACAAACACCCATCATTAGTCATACATGTTTACTAACTATTGATCCTCATTACCATGGTGTCAGGTGCCATGAGTGATATAGGTTGCTAGTGGCTTCAAATTGCGGAGTATTTACCAGTTGCTCAGACAGCTAACTGACAGAAAGATTCCAATTATATCACATAACACGCCAGCATTTGAGCTTAAACAAAGGAATCCTTGTCTTCACAGCAGATACCTTAGCGCGAGTCACAGCCAGATGCGCAAGTATTTTCCCTCCACCTGGTGCATTTTATTTTGCGCCTGTTTTGAGAGATGCTGAGCTCACATGTTTTTCCAGGCATGAGGGACAAGTGGGAACCTTGACAGATACTTAACAACAATCAAAAACAGTTGTAAACAGGGGACGTTATTGGGCAGGGTGCAGGAAGTGAGCGAGCTAAGGCAGTACTGCCTAGCATAGACCCCTCCTATCACACTTTCCAGACAGGAACTAACTTTTTCCCAAAGAGCTAAAAAAgacgaagaaaaaaaatctaaattcacAGACCTGTATGAGCTAAGGTGTTTTTACAGGGCAGGGAACTCACTCCCTGTTTCATCCTGAGATCGTCCTTGGGTTGAATCATTCTGATGAACGATCTGAAGTCAAATGTACTGCTGTGTACTACTGGTAAAACTCTGCCTCTCTCAGGTAATTGTTAAATGTCTGTTACTGGCCAGTCTTGACAGTCACTTTTAGGTTGCATTCTAGTTCACCAAGCAGCAGTAGCACACTTAGTAGCAGCTAAGTGGTAGCTATGGCCATGCACCTCCTAGGCCTCAACACTGCATTTAATTACAGAGGAATCAACTAAACCACAATCAACAGTCCTCAGTAAAACATCTACAAACTATAAGAAGTACACTATCCTCTTGTAGGGTGGGGGTGGGCGTGATGGGATGTAAGCGTTTAACGATTTTATGCCGTTTTCAGCAGTTCAAGGGTTTTCAGTTAGCATTATCTCATAGCCTTCATCACTAAGCTTTGACCATCTTGGTCCTATCCGCCTATCCTATTGTGTGCCTCAGCAGACCAGAAGgatgagaacgagagagagaaagaaggggggtgTATTTGAGGGGTGCATTTGATTTTTGCTCTTTTTTTTGTTAGTCTGTGCTCTAGTGGCACCAACTTCCTATATGGTAACAGCTGTCAAAACGTTGCTGGATTACAGCACACCGCAGAGCTACGGCTCGTATTAGAGCCTGGTACTGGGCAGGAAGTATTGAGGGGTGGGGCCGAGTGGGGAATATTCAGGCCACACTGTTCCTCAGGGCAAGGTGAGTAGGACCCTGGGGAGGCATATCTAACACCAGGGCCCTCCTGCTTGTAACTTTAGTGGCTGGGTAATACAACTACACGTGTTGAGGATATCTCTGGGCTTTTCCAGTGATGTTTTAGGTATTAGAACAGATACACTCCCTGTAATTGAGTTTTGTTTTCGCAATCTGATGTGAGATTTTTTTTCACTGATGCAGATTCAGGGACTCAAGGTCTCTTTCTTTTGGATTAAGTCAGGGCTTCCAGGCATGTGCGCATTGAGCCATGAGAAGCTTCGTCCACGTAGCTTGTTGAGAAAGAAAACTCCCTTAATTCTTTACACATCTGGTAGGGGAATTGAGTTTGTTTAAATTATATTAGTTCAACAGGGAGATTGTATCAGTTTTGGCAAGTATGTCCTGTACTGTCTAATCCAAAATAGAGTGAAATGTTTATATTGATATCCTATAGTAATGAGCtacaaaataaatgtgtttgaCTTTCTGGTAAGCATATGCCATGACAGATTGAAATGTGTACTGCACGATGAAAGACTATGGTTGTAGGGCTTGATAATCTAACGCTACCCTTGGGCGTCGAAggaagacatttgaaatgtcatagcAAATAGAGGTTGCGTCTCCATGATGTATATGGTAATCCAACAGGAGTCGGTATCAGATTCTAATAAACACTTATCTCAACATGACATAGCACGTCGCAGACGTGGCCTTCCTTGTCTGTGACATCGCTCCACAACAGGGGATGTACAGCATTTTCCAATGGAGAGTGTCTCTAATAGCCGGACGTACTTGTCTTTAATTTGATGACGGCGGTGTGTACCTCTCCCTCTATTTAGCTCCACTACTCTCAACCCCTTAAGTATCCAGAACTCTGAACAGCTTGGAAATGCTATCGCATAGCATATTGGAACCTATATCAACAAGTCGCTTTGAGTTATGTGTAGAAGGAAAGGTGGATTATTAGTGGTGTAGAACTGTTACTGTTTGCTTGCTTAGACTTGAACCAAACTCCTCTTAGCAATGGCTGTATAACCACTGGGTATGAATGAgaccaaacattcaaataattTAAAAATTCATTTATTATTTCAGGTTTTCTTGCCTTTGTTATACAAAGATGTTAAATAACTTAAATACATTCTTACCAGTCATTCGTGATCTGTTTATACCTACAAGCTATACACATGAGGTAGAGGACAATAATTTAGGTTCCCATAAGACATGAATAAGTGAACATGGACAAAGCTTTGCTGGTATAGTATTATCACAAAGAGGAatatatgtttgttttgtttattggcaAGCACAGCACAAATCCTAATACAAAATGTACACAGTGAATGTGACCCTCTCATCAGAGTATACCAAAAGTTGAATGAGTTCACACCAATACCACTCTATGTTTGGTCAGCATGTTTATCTGCACAGAAGGTTATGTTACGGGGTACAGACAGAACCCATACACCTCTCGCCAACCCCTCAAACAAACTGATCACGCTACAAATCGGAATGCTAGAAAAATACTTGCGCAGTACTGTGCGATGTCAATTACATAAAGGAACCCAGCTGATTATGATCTATTTAATTGCCTTCAGATGTGTTGTATATGTGTTGTATGTAACAGTTGAAAAAGGGAAGAGAAGTGTTTAGTTACTCAATTTGTAAGGATTTGTTTTGTGCTTAGGAACTGCAAATGTTAGAGTTATCTATAGAAACTGACTTTATAGAATACACTGCCTCTTGAAGCCTCCACCCCAAAGAAGCAAAACACCCATATAAGCCTAAAGGGAAAAAAACAGAGTAAAAAATACAGGTATATAAAATCAGTTTTGACTTTATGTTATTTACATTAAACACATGCTCATAAAATATCTCAAAATAATTTATCTttcttttattttcattttttctaCAAAATAGATTTTTATACATCATCCACTGACAACTACACAGTGCCGAGCTATGAGTTCAAAAATAGAATATGAAGGACTAAGACAATGATATTGAAAACAACCGTTGTATCATGCCGTCCTTTGtcttgaagaagaaaaaaaacgtgtgtatatgtacagtataaaaCATACAAAATACATGCAATGTGCATACTGTATTCCTCTCGTCATGACTCTGTTGACCTTTTGTATAACGTTCAATAAATTACCACTGTAGAGAACCAGTCTTGTGCAGAGGAGCGTGTGTAGAATACACTCACCAGAAGCTGTGGGAAGCAGGCATTTATGCTCAGGCTCTTAGCATAGCCATTATGCATTCCATGTAACGTGCAAAGTTCTATGTAGGTTTTGACCATTCTTTATTTGGCATGTTTGGAATTCAGCTCTAGAGGGTGAACCAACCAACCTTCGCTAGGCTAGACTCCCTTCTCAAAGCATGCTGCTTTTCCTTGATCAGTCACAGTGGGATGAATCATATATCAATCCTGTGAGTGTCACCGTTTCTAACATAGCATGCCAATGCCCTCGAAAATAGCTTGGACCACAGCTATCTAACTAATGTTTTTCACTTACTGATGATCACGTACAATCAAAAGTTTTCAGCAGCAATGTACTCCATATTCATGATTTAGCCATAGCCTTATGCATCAACTTAAATTTGACCACTCGCCTTTCCAGCATCAAACGTCTTGGTCCTAACCTACTTATTGCTACCAACTTCCTCTTTACTTGCCTGTGAGATTTTACCATGTGCCTCACTCTTGTCTCTATACCACAGGAGAATAAACCATTGTTATTTACAACAAGCAAAAGGAAAATAAAAACTTATGCACTGTTTATATTCATAAATACAGGATCTTTAAATACTTTAAAGGGGAAATGATAAAGGACTTCTGGGGCTTCAGTGCGTGAATGGGGGCTATCTTACAATGTTTCCTCACTCAGTAGTTCATTCTCACCCACCTAAAAGAGGCAAAGGTTGTATATCTAAAGGGAATCTATAGATGACTTTGCATCTCATGAGTTATTGTAGGTGTTTTAGAGGGTTGGCTCTGCCTTTTCCACCAGTCATTTGAAGCATCAAGCATCCAATATTACATTTTAGACATGTACAACATAACAGTAACCTGCCTGAGAGAGAATTACTGTCAAAACAACACAAAAGGAGATTGTACTTTTGCAGTCGTGGAGTTGTGGTAGCCATGCCCAAAACAATGGCTAGACAATGCATAGGCATACAGCTAGAGCATACATTTGCTTTGTCGTCGCAAACACATTTTGTCACCTTATTATTGTGAGCTTCAGCAGGACTATATCTAAAATACCAAATTTGCTTGAGGGTGTAAATGtttaagccatttttccattGGACCATACTGTTCATTTTCAATCTCAACCATTAATACTTTTCAATGaaatggggggtgtagagagaggaaggaaggatatGAGAGACTAGGTATAGGGGTTACATCTCTTCTGTTCCCCACACTTTGCTGTTTTCTTTACAACTTTATAGTATTATTACTAGCAAGATTTGCTTTGCTTTTTTTAAATAGAGGGCTAACTAAGTACCAAGAAGCTGTTATAGTTAGAGCACTATGCATCTGATTGGAAGATGCATTCTCCACTGGTCAGGCGGTCTCCTGTTGTCACGGTGACAGTAGTAGACACTAAACTCAGAAAAGCAAGTCCATTCTCTCATTGAAATTTCATTACATAcagtttttcttcttttttttctttttttttaccatcaGTCCAAATAAGATATAGTGGTTTCAGTTATTCCCTGAACATTATTTGAGTTCGCTCAAGGCCAAGAGTAGCCTAAAATGACTGGCAAAATGTATTCACCAACAATTTCACTCTAGTGTAAAAGAATGAAAGACAAATGAGCGTGTTTTCTCTCCTCGTGAAGGAGTATTCCCAAAGGGTCCATAAATGATCCACAGAGAGACACAAAGGACACACACGTGCTGCTTTCCAAAGGGCCTtgtcaaaacaaaataaaaagcaGAAGAGAGCGAgaacacacaaacaacaaaacatttgtgtgGTTAGTGGTTTGTTGAAACATATTCAGATAAGTAGCAAGTGTATATAACATCATTATAATACAATTTAATTTATTTACATACATATGCATACACACAGTGGTGTGTGCgtgtaaatatgtgtgtgtagAATACATCTTACACCCTGTCTTCTTAACAGTTTCTGAATATGGTTACCATGATTGCCATATGAGTTGTAATTTGACCCCCCTCTGCACCCTCActcgctaacacacacacacatttctacaTTGGGCAAGGCCCAAAAGGCAGTCTTTTATTAACAGCATGCTAGCCGGAGACAGCGGCCAAGTGCTGCTTTTTCTCACTGACACATCTGACTGCATGTTGAATAGGTGAGGTAGCCTTTCTCCAAAGCTCCAACTCTGCAACAAGAAAACATGAGACCCATGTTGACCCTGTTGTCAGACAAGGCCAATCTCCTCCTGCAACCCCAACCACCATTGGCTGGGGCCACAGGGTATTAAAACCAAACCCATAGAACAGAAAATCCCTCAAAGTGCTTATAAAGGTCCTCCATCTCCATCGTCTTGCTCTCTCCTCTGCCgcagaagtctctctctctctctttctgacagcCACAAGGGGGGTGGGTGAGAGTCAAACCTCTGTCCTAGAACACCattcatacccccccccccccccccccccttcaccaCCAACAACCACCCTCCACTTGCTAAGTCCGGTCAGAGGCAAGGGGCGAGCAGGAAGCTAAGACTGGGCTAACCTTTACAGGTGTAGACCTCTTCTCTCTGTGTACACTGCTTGCATTCGACGTAGCAGCACCAGCGCACCTGACACTGGCATGGCCGGGTCACCACGCGGCTCTGGGTGTTGTGGCCCCTGCCGCAGCATATGGCATCGCAGTTCTTGTCCTTGTAGCATTTCCTGGCCAAGGTGCCCGGCGAGTACTTGCTGGGCCGGCAGAAGCTGGGTGAGTCCTCAATGTGGAGCAGGTCCATGGTGCGTGGGATCGGATCATTGCTGGGGCCCGTTgggggctgctgctgctggggccGGGCCTGGGAGATTTCCCCCTCCCCCGTGGCCTCGTTGGTGGAGCTGCCCACCTTCAGTGAGGTCTCGTAGCGCTGTTTCAGCTGCTTGCCGATCTCGTGGAAGGGCGAGAGCTGCCTCCAGCACGTCTGGACGGTGCAGGAGCCCGAGACGCCATGGCATTTGCAGGTGGTCTCCACCCCGGCTTTGATCACCTGgttgtgggagaggagaggaacataCAGTCAACCGTCACAGGGCATCAAAGGGACTGCATGAAACTACATAATATTAACTTTGACCCATTTTGTACTTTGTATGGACGGCAAGATttcaaagaagaagaaaatgacCTAGACTCATTTCTGCAGCACAATGGGCCTATGTAATAAGTCCTAATTTCATAAGAAATGGATCCAATATGAAGCCtttacacacacaggacatcagTGTATTAAAATGTGATGAGAACAGAGGCCATAATTATCTTTTCTGTTTATACTCATACATACCACAGAGTTAGACGATCTAGAGCCTCTAATTATTGCTGATAAACTGTCATTAACATaatacaacatttacattactCCCCAACCAAAGACTCTTAATACAAAATGTGCTACACTATAAGCAATAGTTTGAAAGATAATGTTTGTGGGTGGAAGGTGTCCATACGGACTGTTACGATAACATTCGGTAATCGAGTTTGATTAAAGTCATCATGGTTATTACTAATAGTAAGTGGAGAACACGCTGAGAGGCACTTTTTCTGAAGAAAAGATCCATTGAGTTCCTCGGCCATGGGAAAGAAGGAGACAGAATTCAGACCCTGGCCCCTGTTCTTGGTTTGTTTTAAGGTATGTGGGAGTCAAGAACCCCCGAGGTCCATCTCGTTCACCAGGCCAACTTCATAACTACTGTTTCGATTCAGTAAGGGGGAAACTTTAGGCTAGCAAGTGTAAAGCTAAACAAATCCATTTTACGTCAAATATGTTGAGGCCTGAAGATTTCTCATAACGCATATAATGGGATCTATCCAACAGATGACATGGAACGTGGACTCAGTTGAACTTGAGAGAACACCTCTGACCATTAATGCTCGACAAACTTTAACTATTGGGGGGTGAATGGGTGTGTTTAAGGCTCCTTGTTTGGTCAGATACAGCACAGCAGTGAATAGTACACGTTGCGACATTGCTTGAAATCTCTGTGGCTGGGAATGATTAATTTGTGTACAGCTCAGTCAGCATCAGCCGACCACAACGTTAAAAAGTTATGTGTTAAAATCCATAACGTATATTCTCCAGAGGAGGCCTGGAGtggacagacagtctctctccggTTCTGTTCTCACACACTGGGAAACAGATCGGTGAATAAGAAAGAAGTGCTGCATTATTCGCCACAGTTGCAGTTTAGTTCaggaaaatgtgaaatgtcagcttTAAATGTTCTAGGGATGCAGAGGCTGGCACATTCCAAGATTTGTGCTCCATATGGGACGTGGTACACCTCACTAAATCtgaaaataagaaaaaaacatGGACGAAAACAGTGTTGTAAATCTTTTATCACAAATAAAAGAACCTGAGAATGGATTTGGAGAGCCAAGCTGAAAAGGAAGAGCACACCACAGGTCTTCAGGGAGAGGTTTGTGTCTGCTAACATTTGGGGAAGTGTGCTTCTGCTATAATTTATATTCATACTAAAATTAAAATGGCTACAATAGGAGAAAATCTGAGTAAAGGTAGCGGCTGCCAGGACCTTGAGTTTGCTTTGGCATGACATTTTAACACCATTCTCTCTTCTTTTCGATTTTACTATTAAAATCACATCCAGGCCGGGAAAAAAAAACTCACTCCCTCACCTCAAACAATTGTCGAATCTCGCTAAGGCACAAACAAAGGCAATTAGCGTGTGGCCTCTGACTTTAAGCAGTCAATTTAAGTGATTTAGGCTGGCCTTTTATCTCACCATTAAGTGGGATGCTTGAGGATCTATAGTATTTGTTTAATAACCGCAGCATGTGGGTAAACGATTCTCTGTCGACCATGGGAATATAGCTGTAAAAACTCTGTCATTGTTATTCCTCTCGTGGTCACATTAAATTCCTCTCTGGTCATTTTCACTGGTTCTGGTCATTTGGAGAACAATAATTTACCAACCCTACAGTATATAGTTGTCTGTAGGagattcagaaaatattcacccTAGAATACAGCCACGGATCTTAACCATCTCAAGAGAGGACAACATAGGCCTACGTACTTAAAATAGCTGTACAGGGCCTAGGTATAGCAAACTAcactgtcagtcagtcaatcaatcaaccagCCAACCCAAAAATATTcatcgttttttttttacaggacaAGTTGTGACAAAAGGGCTATAAGCGGGATACACTAATTACTGTATCCCATAATTCAACAAGATGAAATGTACCGCTTCATCCAACAAGGCTCCCCTCCACACTCACCTTCATGCCCACGTTAGTGTTGTGCATGTCCACGCGGGCACGCAGGTCCTTGTTGGAGCGTTTGCCCAGGAAGTCCTTGACAAACTTGTTGCTGTACTTGAGGTTGTCACCACAGCCGCCCCACTGCCAGGCCTTTCGGTTCTCCAGGTCTGGGGCTTCATCGCAGGTGCAACGCTCCATCCGCCCGGCGCTGCACGCCTTGGCCATGGCGTGAGTCAGGCCTGCTGAGGAGACGGCGTACAGGAAGGCCGTCTCCTTAAAACCTAGAGTGAGGTGTGGAGCAAGAGGAAGGATATCAGCTACCAGCTTCCTAATGGACACTCAAAATGAGCAATTGAAAGTTGCCATTATTGGGCAAATACACCTCAACTTTCTACTGTACTATCTACTATGGCCTCTCTCTACTGTACTATCTACTATGGTCTCTCTCTACTGTACTATCTACTATGGAATTACAAGGATCTATCTCCACCTCTACCCATGAACGTCAGAAACCAGTTATCTGTAAGTCGAAAACATGTTACATTTATACTTCTGTATGAAGTCGGAATGCCTTTCTTTCCCTACCTCTCTTCAAAAGGTTGGCTCTGTAGCGCCCCTCTAGGGTGCAGTTCCACCTCTCAAAGCGGAACTGGTACTGACACTCCAGGGCACTCATGCTGATGGCCTCCATGAGGGTCTCGGCCACGCCCGGGTCTCGTCGACACATCCGCCGCTGCTTCTTCTCCAGTTTGAGCCGGTCGCACAGCTTGTAGTGGGCCCTTCCCACGTTCTCCTCAGGTTGAGAGCTCAGCGGTAGAATGGACAGGGGTTCATTACCTGTCAATCTGGGGAGAGAAATAGACACCCCTTAGATACTGTCAGACGCT is part of the Salmo trutta chromosome 31, fSalTru1.1, whole genome shotgun sequence genome and encodes:
- the LOC115169581 gene encoding protein Wnt-9a-like, which codes for MGGAQNSSLYKKCRTYNKGFYTATQEKRNDLPWSRSKMLDGHLLLGWLSFTVIVYLFNLPGPTTAYFGLTGNEPLSILPLSSQPEENVGRAHYKLCDRLKLEKKQRRMCRRDPGVAETLMEAISMSALECQYQFRFERWNCTLEGRYRANLLKRGFKETAFLYAVSSAGLTHAMAKACSAGRMERCTCDEAPDLENRKAWQWGGCGDNLKYSNKFVKDFLGKRSNKDLRARVDMHNTNVGMKVIKAGVETTCKCHGVSGSCTVQTCWRQLSPFHEIGKQLKQRYETSLKVGSSTNEATGEGEISQARPQQQQPPTGPSNDPIPRTMDLLHIEDSPSFCRPSKYSPGTLARKCYKDKNCDAICCGRGHNTQSRVVTRPCQCQVRWCCYVECKQCTQREEVYTCKG